One Papaver somniferum cultivar HN1 unplaced genomic scaffold, ASM357369v1 unplaced-scaffold_35, whole genome shotgun sequence DNA window includes the following coding sequences:
- the LOC113342260 gene encoding uncharacterized protein LOC113342260, with amino-acid sequence MVNDLKTKRKDGNVGLKLDITQAFYMVSWSFVLEVFRSSARISILLNGSPEGFFKINRGLRQGDPLSPLIFVLIEDVLSRNLTKLFIEKKMTPMLSKKSLSQKSKIYYGGGTLSRSRTITDLLGMEVSTFPDRYLGDQIMPGAVKYHHISNVVDKIKNHLSVWKRKMLSFQDRVVLINFVIASYAIHNMVVYKWPREFVMQCERAIRNFLWSGDS; translated from the exons ATGGTGAATGATTTGAAAACTAAGCGTAAAGATGGCAATGTGGGTCTTAAGCTGGATATTACTCAGGCTTTTTACATGGTTAGCTGGTCttttgtcttagaggtgtttcgaag CTCGGCTCGTATATCTATTCTTCTCAATGGAAGTCCAGAGGGTTTTTTCAAGATAAATAGAGGATTGCGGCAAGGTGACCCTTtgtctcctcttatttttgtgttaATTGAAGATGTTCTCAGTAGAAATCTCACCAAACTTTTTATTGAGAAGAAAATGACTCCAATgctctcgaaaaaaag TTTGTCTCAAAAGAGtaagatttattatggtggtggaaCCTTGAGTCGTAGTAGAACTATCACGGATTTACTTGGCATGGAAGTCTCTACTTTCCCGGACAGGTATTTAGGGGATCAAATTATGCCCGGTGCTGTAAAATATCATCACATTAGCAATGTTGTTGATAAGATTAAAAATCATCTCTCTGTTTGGAAAAGAAAAATGCTTTCTTTTCAAGATCGTGTTGTTCTTATTAATTTTGTGATTGCTAGTTATGCAATTCACAATATGGTTGTCTATAAGTGGCCTAGAGAATTTGTTATGCAATGTGAAAGAGCCAtccgtaattttctttggtctgggGATTCATAA